One segment of Drosophila mauritiana strain mau12 chromosome 3R, ASM438214v1, whole genome shotgun sequence DNA contains the following:
- the LOC117144901 gene encoding tubulin polyglutamylase TTLL13 isoform X1, protein MNLKNSKFFKRIQELRHFSKEKIRKDREKRTHVVRALDMALNEQPCLDREWFSPEQSPPLQPMSPRRRMKKTRCLKRRAAAGKQVGDNSPYYGPSSGENSPMPADEAKLQGFIQLNNKTYRVECPTRVLNPPMNVDEERPASETKSTICVSNSRYAMIGKISKTLGYKLVKESKMWNILWSDSFPGVELFKNMKRFQQINHFPGMIEICRKDLLSRNLNRMLKIFPQDYKIFPKTWMLPADYGDAMNYALNHKRTFILKPDSGAQGRGIWLTNDLKTIGPHERLICQTYINRPLLIDGYKFDLRVYTLITSVDPLRIFVYNEGLARFATNKYVEPTPGNANDLYMHLTNYSVNKRNSHYELCDNDDCGSKRKLSAINTWMRRHNYDVEEFWSNVDDVIIKTVLSAWPVLKHNYHACFPGHDKIQACFEILGFDILVDWKLKPYILEVNHSPSFHTNEQVDREVKRPLIRDTLNLVSTVLADKRQILKEDRKRVKQRLLKIRGDPPVQRPRLGGGTSKPKIDAQKGGPDAQPVDVEPEAEDHGPLAQQIAWEESHLGNFRKIMPPPDLSKLDYYTRFYAQSNQVSIFAETAASKKREDLARKMRIQIEEKKAKQQQMLNGNAKRDARKRHTVLLPRAVRERNRMNLFRLRENWSPGFISDAEERLRHTWLHMRAEAIRTLKITENIYSNLYETGLLTNTDMVVYPHLYHNLQHGYDIKHVP, encoded by the exons atgaatttaaaaaattccaaGTTTTTCAAGAGGATTCAGGAGCTGCGCCACTTCTCCAAGGAGAAAATTCGGAAGGATCGCGAAAAGAGGACACACGTTGTTCGCGCCCTGGACATGGCTCTTAATGAGCAGCCGTGCTTGGACCGGGAATGGTTCAGTCCGGAGCAATCACCGCCACTGCAGCCCATGTCCCCACGCCGCCGGATGAAGAAGACCCGGTGCCTCAAGAGGAGGGCAGCCGCCGGCAAGCAAGTGGGTGACAACTCCCCATATTACGGACCATCTTCTGGCGAAAACAGTCCAATGCCTGCTGACGAAGCCAAACTGCAGGGATTCATTCAACTGAACAACAAGACCTACCGAGTGGAATGCCCCACTCGGGTGCTCAATCCTCCCATGAACGTCGACGAGGAGCGGCCAGCCAG CGAAACCAAGAGTACCATCTGCGTGTCCAACTCGCGCTACGCCATGATTGGGAAGATCTCCAAGACGCTGGGCTACAAGTTGGTCAAGGAGTCCAAGATGTGGAACATCCTCTGGTCGGATTCGTTTCCCGGCGTGGAGCTATTCAAGAACATGAAGCGCTTCCAGCAGATCAATCACTTTCCGGGCATGATCGAGATCTGTCGCAAGGATCTCCTCTCGCGGAATCTAAACCGGATGCTAAAGATCTTTCCGCAGGACTACAAGATCTTTCCCAAGACCTGGATGCTGCCGGCGGA CTATGGAGATGCCATGAACTACGCGCTCAATCACAAGCGCACGTTCATCCTGAAACCGGATTCTGGTGCCCAGGGTCGTGGCATCTGGCTGACAAACGACCTGAAGACCATAGGTCCTCACGAGCGCCTCATCTGCCAAACGTACATAAACAGG CCCCTGCTCATCGATGGCTACAAGTTCGATCTGCGTGTCTACACATTGATTACCTCCGTGGATCCCCTGCGCATCTTCGTGTACAACGAGGGATTGGCCAGATTTGCCACGAACAAGTACGTGGAGCCCACGCCCGGAAACGCCAACGATCTGTACATGCACTTGACCAACTACTCGGTGAACAAGCGGAACTCGCATTACGAACTGTGCGACAACGATGACTGTGGCAGCAAGAGGAAGCTGAGCGCCATCAACACTTGGATGCGGCGGCACAACTACGATGTGGAGGAGTTCTGGAGCAATGTGGACGACGTGATCATTAAGACGGTGCTGAGCGCGTGGCCAGTGCTGAAACACAACTACCATGCCTGCTTTCCGGGTCACGACAAGATCCAGGCCTGCTTCGAGATCCTGGGCTTCGACATCCTGGTGGACTGGAAGCTGAAGCCCTACATCCTCGAGGTCAACCACTCGCCTAGTTTCCATACCAACGAGCAGGTGGACAGGGAGGTAAAGCGACCGCTCATCCGGGACACCTTGAACTTGGTTAGCACGGTGCTGGCGGACAAGAGGCAGATTCTGAAGGAGGATCGCAAGCGGGTCAAGCAGCGACTGCTCAAGATCAGGGGAGACCC ACCAGTACAACGTCCGCGTCTTGGTGGCGGCACCTCCAAGCCCAAAATTGATGCCCAGAAGGGCGGTCCGGATGCCCAGCCCGTGGATGTTGAACCCGAAGCTGAGGACCATGGCCCACTGGCCCAGCAAATCGCCTGGGAGGAGAGTCATTTGGGCAATTTCAGGAAGATAATGCCGCCACCAGACCTGAGCAAGCTGGACTACTACACTCGCTTCTATGCGCAGTCGAACCAGGTGTCCATCTTTGCGGAGACGGCGGCCAGTAAAAAGCGCGAGGATCTCGCGCGCAAGATGCGCATCCAGATCGAGGAGAAGAAGgccaagcagcagcagatgctgAACGGGAATGCCAAGCGGGATGCTAGGAAACGACACACCGTGCTGCTGCCGCGGGCGGTGCGCGAGAGGAACCGGATGAACCTCTTCCGGCTGAGGGAGAACTGGTCGCCGGGCTTCATATCGGATGCGGAGGAGCGACTGCGCCACACCTGGCTGCACATGCGGGCGGAGGCGATACGAACGCTCAAGATCACCGAAAAT ATCTACAGCAATCTCTACGAAACTGGACTCCTGACCAACACGGACATGGTCGTCTATCCGCATCTCTACCACAACTTGCAGCACGGCTACGACATCAAACATGTTCCATAG
- the LOC117144901 gene encoding tubulin polyglutamylase TTLL13 isoform X2, with protein sequence MNLKNSKFFKRIQELRHFSKEKIRKDREKRTHVVRALDMALNEQPCLDREWFSPEQSPPLQPMSPRRRMKKTRCLKRRAAAGKQVGDNSPYYGPSSGENSPMPADEAKLQGFIQLNNKTYRVECPTRVLNPPMNVDEERPASETKSTICVSNSRYAMIGKISKTLGYKLVKESKMWNILWSDSFPGVELFKNMKRFQQINHFPGMIEICRKDLLSRNLNRMLKIFPQDYKIFPKTWMLPADYGDAMNYALNHKRTFILKPDSGAQGRGIWLTNDLKTIGPHERLICQTYINRPLLIDGYKFDLRVYTLITSVDPLRIFVYNEGLARFATNKYVEPTPGNANDLYMHLTNYSVNKRNSHYELCDNDDCGSKRKLSAINTWMRRHNYDVEEFWSNVDDVIIKTVLSAWPVLKHNYHACFPGHDKIQACFEILGFDILVDWKLKPYILEVNHSPSFHTNEQVDREVKRPLIRDTLNLVSTVLADKRQILKEDRKRVKQRLLKIRGDPPVQRPRLGGGTSKPKIDAQKGGPDAQPVDVEPEAEDHGPLAQQIAWEESHLGNFRKIMPPPDLSKLDYYTRFYAQSNQVSIFAETAASKKREDLARKMRIQIEEKKAKQQQMLNGNAKRDARKRHTVLLPRAVRERNRMNLFRLRENWSPGFISDAEERLRHTWLHMRAEAIRTLKITENILVRRSTAISTKLDS encoded by the exons atgaatttaaaaaattccaaGTTTTTCAAGAGGATTCAGGAGCTGCGCCACTTCTCCAAGGAGAAAATTCGGAAGGATCGCGAAAAGAGGACACACGTTGTTCGCGCCCTGGACATGGCTCTTAATGAGCAGCCGTGCTTGGACCGGGAATGGTTCAGTCCGGAGCAATCACCGCCACTGCAGCCCATGTCCCCACGCCGCCGGATGAAGAAGACCCGGTGCCTCAAGAGGAGGGCAGCCGCCGGCAAGCAAGTGGGTGACAACTCCCCATATTACGGACCATCTTCTGGCGAAAACAGTCCAATGCCTGCTGACGAAGCCAAACTGCAGGGATTCATTCAACTGAACAACAAGACCTACCGAGTGGAATGCCCCACTCGGGTGCTCAATCCTCCCATGAACGTCGACGAGGAGCGGCCAGCCAG CGAAACCAAGAGTACCATCTGCGTGTCCAACTCGCGCTACGCCATGATTGGGAAGATCTCCAAGACGCTGGGCTACAAGTTGGTCAAGGAGTCCAAGATGTGGAACATCCTCTGGTCGGATTCGTTTCCCGGCGTGGAGCTATTCAAGAACATGAAGCGCTTCCAGCAGATCAATCACTTTCCGGGCATGATCGAGATCTGTCGCAAGGATCTCCTCTCGCGGAATCTAAACCGGATGCTAAAGATCTTTCCGCAGGACTACAAGATCTTTCCCAAGACCTGGATGCTGCCGGCGGA CTATGGAGATGCCATGAACTACGCGCTCAATCACAAGCGCACGTTCATCCTGAAACCGGATTCTGGTGCCCAGGGTCGTGGCATCTGGCTGACAAACGACCTGAAGACCATAGGTCCTCACGAGCGCCTCATCTGCCAAACGTACATAAACAGG CCCCTGCTCATCGATGGCTACAAGTTCGATCTGCGTGTCTACACATTGATTACCTCCGTGGATCCCCTGCGCATCTTCGTGTACAACGAGGGATTGGCCAGATTTGCCACGAACAAGTACGTGGAGCCCACGCCCGGAAACGCCAACGATCTGTACATGCACTTGACCAACTACTCGGTGAACAAGCGGAACTCGCATTACGAACTGTGCGACAACGATGACTGTGGCAGCAAGAGGAAGCTGAGCGCCATCAACACTTGGATGCGGCGGCACAACTACGATGTGGAGGAGTTCTGGAGCAATGTGGACGACGTGATCATTAAGACGGTGCTGAGCGCGTGGCCAGTGCTGAAACACAACTACCATGCCTGCTTTCCGGGTCACGACAAGATCCAGGCCTGCTTCGAGATCCTGGGCTTCGACATCCTGGTGGACTGGAAGCTGAAGCCCTACATCCTCGAGGTCAACCACTCGCCTAGTTTCCATACCAACGAGCAGGTGGACAGGGAGGTAAAGCGACCGCTCATCCGGGACACCTTGAACTTGGTTAGCACGGTGCTGGCGGACAAGAGGCAGATTCTGAAGGAGGATCGCAAGCGGGTCAAGCAGCGACTGCTCAAGATCAGGGGAGACCC ACCAGTACAACGTCCGCGTCTTGGTGGCGGCACCTCCAAGCCCAAAATTGATGCCCAGAAGGGCGGTCCGGATGCCCAGCCCGTGGATGTTGAACCCGAAGCTGAGGACCATGGCCCACTGGCCCAGCAAATCGCCTGGGAGGAGAGTCATTTGGGCAATTTCAGGAAGATAATGCCGCCACCAGACCTGAGCAAGCTGGACTACTACACTCGCTTCTATGCGCAGTCGAACCAGGTGTCCATCTTTGCGGAGACGGCGGCCAGTAAAAAGCGCGAGGATCTCGCGCGCAAGATGCGCATCCAGATCGAGGAGAAGAAGgccaagcagcagcagatgctgAACGGGAATGCCAAGCGGGATGCTAGGAAACGACACACCGTGCTGCTGCCGCGGGCGGTGCGCGAGAGGAACCGGATGAACCTCTTCCGGCTGAGGGAGAACTGGTCGCCGGGCTTCATATCGGATGCGGAGGAGCGACTGCGCCACACCTGGCTGCACATGCGGGCGGAGGCGATACGAACGCTCAAGATCACCGAAAAT aTACTCGTCCGCAGATCTACAGCAATCTCTACGAAACTGGACTCCTGA
- the LOC117144904 gene encoding transcription initiation factor IIA subunit 1 isoform X2, translating into MALCQTSVLKVYHAVIEDVITNVRDAFLDEGVDEQVLQEMKQVWRNKLLASKAVELSPDSGDGSHPPPIVANNPKSHKAANAKAKKAAAATAVTSHQHMGGSSSMSSMVGLKSSAGMAAGSGMRNGLVPIKQEVNSQNPPPLHPTSGAAMMQKQQQAASSGQGSIPIVATLDPNRIMPVNITLPSPAGSASSESRVLTIQVPASALQENQLTQILTAHLISSIMSLPTTLASSVLQQHVNAALSSANHQKSLAAAKQLDGALDSSDEDESEESDDNIDNDDDDDLDKDDDEDAEHEDAAEEEPLNSEDDVTDEDSAEMFDTDNVIVCQYDKITRSRNKWKFYLKDGIMNMRGKDYVFQKSNGDAEW; encoded by the exons ATGGCGCTGTGCCAGACATCGGTG CTGAAGGTGTACCATGCCGTGATCGAGGACGTCATCACAAATGTGCGGGACGCGTTCCTGGACGAGGGCGTCGACGAGCAGGTGCTGCAGGAGATGAAGCAGGTCTGGCGCAACAAGTTGCTCGCCAGCAAGGCCGTCGAGCTGAGCCCGGACTCCGGCGATGGCTCCCATCCGCCGCCCATCGTGGCTAACAATCCAAAG AGCCACAAG GCAGCGAATGCCAAGGCTAAGAAGGCCGCCGCCGCAACCGCGGTCACATCACACCAACATATGGGCGGCAGTAGCTCCATGTCCTCGATGGTGGGGCTCAAGTCGTCTGCTGGTATGGCCGCCGGCAGCGGCATGAGGAACGGACTGGTGCCCATCAAGCAGGAAGTTAACTCACAGAATCCGCCGCCCTTGCATCCTACCTCGGGAGCAGCCATGATGCAGAAACAGCAGCAGGCGGCGAGCAGTGGACAGGGTTCCATTCCAATTGTGGCCACGCTGGACCCCAACCGCATTATGCCAGTTAAC ATCACGCTGCCATCGCCAGCCGGCTCTGCCAGTTCGGAATCTCGAGTGCTCACCATACAAGTGCCTGCCTCAGCGCTGCAGGAGAATCAGTTGACTCAAATACTGACGGCCCACCTGATTTCATCCATTATGTCCTTGCCCACCACGTTGGCCTCGTCTGTGCTGCAGCAGCATGTAAACGCAGCACTGAGCAGCGCCAATCACCAGA AAAGTCTTGCCGCTGCCAAGCAACTGGACGGTGCCCTGGACTCCTCCGATGAGGATGAAAGCGAGGAGAGCGACGACAACATCGAcaacgacgacgatgatgaccTAGACAAGGACGATGACGAGGATGCGGAGCACGAGGATGCTGCCGAGGAGGAGCCGCTCAACAGCGAAGACGATGTCACCGACGAAGACTCAGCCGAAATGTTTGACACAGATAACGTGATTGTTTGTCAGTACGATAAG ATCACCAGGTCGCGAAACAAATGGAAATTCTATCTCAAAGATGGCATCATGAACATGCGGGGCAAGGACTACGTGTTCCAGAAATCGAATGGCGACGCCGAGTGGTAA
- the LOC117144904 gene encoding transcription initiation factor IIA subunit 1 isoform X1, giving the protein MALCQTSVLKVYHAVIEDVITNVRDAFLDEGVDEQVLQEMKQVWRNKLLASKAVELSPDSGDGSHPPPIVANNPKFRMQSHKAANAKAKKAAAATAVTSHQHMGGSSSMSSMVGLKSSAGMAAGSGMRNGLVPIKQEVNSQNPPPLHPTSGAAMMQKQQQAASSGQGSIPIVATLDPNRIMPVNITLPSPAGSASSESRVLTIQVPASALQENQLTQILTAHLISSIMSLPTTLASSVLQQHVNAALSSANHQKSLAAAKQLDGALDSSDEDESEESDDNIDNDDDDDLDKDDDEDAEHEDAAEEEPLNSEDDVTDEDSAEMFDTDNVIVCQYDKITRSRNKWKFYLKDGIMNMRGKDYVFQKSNGDAEW; this is encoded by the exons ATGGCGCTGTGCCAGACATCGGTG CTGAAGGTGTACCATGCCGTGATCGAGGACGTCATCACAAATGTGCGGGACGCGTTCCTGGACGAGGGCGTCGACGAGCAGGTGCTGCAGGAGATGAAGCAGGTCTGGCGCAACAAGTTGCTCGCCAGCAAGGCCGTCGAGCTGAGCCCGGACTCCGGCGATGGCTCCCATCCGCCGCCCATCGTGGCTAACAATCCAAAG TTTCGAATGCAGAGCCACAAG GCAGCGAATGCCAAGGCTAAGAAGGCCGCCGCCGCAACCGCGGTCACATCACACCAACATATGGGCGGCAGTAGCTCCATGTCCTCGATGGTGGGGCTCAAGTCGTCTGCTGGTATGGCCGCCGGCAGCGGCATGAGGAACGGACTGGTGCCCATCAAGCAGGAAGTTAACTCACAGAATCCGCCGCCCTTGCATCCTACCTCGGGAGCAGCCATGATGCAGAAACAGCAGCAGGCGGCGAGCAGTGGACAGGGTTCCATTCCAATTGTGGCCACGCTGGACCCCAACCGCATTATGCCAGTTAAC ATCACGCTGCCATCGCCAGCCGGCTCTGCCAGTTCGGAATCTCGAGTGCTCACCATACAAGTGCCTGCCTCAGCGCTGCAGGAGAATCAGTTGACTCAAATACTGACGGCCCACCTGATTTCATCCATTATGTCCTTGCCCACCACGTTGGCCTCGTCTGTGCTGCAGCAGCATGTAAACGCAGCACTGAGCAGCGCCAATCACCAGA AAAGTCTTGCCGCTGCCAAGCAACTGGACGGTGCCCTGGACTCCTCCGATGAGGATGAAAGCGAGGAGAGCGACGACAACATCGAcaacgacgacgatgatgaccTAGACAAGGACGATGACGAGGATGCGGAGCACGAGGATGCTGCCGAGGAGGAGCCGCTCAACAGCGAAGACGATGTCACCGACGAAGACTCAGCCGAAATGTTTGACACAGATAACGTGATTGTTTGTCAGTACGATAAG ATCACCAGGTCGCGAAACAAATGGAAATTCTATCTCAAAGATGGCATCATGAACATGCGGGGCAAGGACTACGTGTTCCAGAAATCGAATGGCGACGCCGAGTGGTAA
- the LOC117144904 gene encoding transcription initiation factor IIA subunit 1 isoform X3: protein MALCQTSVLKVYHAVIEDVITNVRDAFLDEGVDEQVLQEMKQVWRNKLLASKAVELSPDSGDGSHPPPIVANNPKAANAKAKKAAAATAVTSHQHMGGSSSMSSMVGLKSSAGMAAGSGMRNGLVPIKQEVNSQNPPPLHPTSGAAMMQKQQQAASSGQGSIPIVATLDPNRIMPVNITLPSPAGSASSESRVLTIQVPASALQENQLTQILTAHLISSIMSLPTTLASSVLQQHVNAALSSANHQKSLAAAKQLDGALDSSDEDESEESDDNIDNDDDDDLDKDDDEDAEHEDAAEEEPLNSEDDVTDEDSAEMFDTDNVIVCQYDKITRSRNKWKFYLKDGIMNMRGKDYVFQKSNGDAEW, encoded by the exons ATGGCGCTGTGCCAGACATCGGTG CTGAAGGTGTACCATGCCGTGATCGAGGACGTCATCACAAATGTGCGGGACGCGTTCCTGGACGAGGGCGTCGACGAGCAGGTGCTGCAGGAGATGAAGCAGGTCTGGCGCAACAAGTTGCTCGCCAGCAAGGCCGTCGAGCTGAGCCCGGACTCCGGCGATGGCTCCCATCCGCCGCCCATCGTGGCTAACAATCCAAAG GCAGCGAATGCCAAGGCTAAGAAGGCCGCCGCCGCAACCGCGGTCACATCACACCAACATATGGGCGGCAGTAGCTCCATGTCCTCGATGGTGGGGCTCAAGTCGTCTGCTGGTATGGCCGCCGGCAGCGGCATGAGGAACGGACTGGTGCCCATCAAGCAGGAAGTTAACTCACAGAATCCGCCGCCCTTGCATCCTACCTCGGGAGCAGCCATGATGCAGAAACAGCAGCAGGCGGCGAGCAGTGGACAGGGTTCCATTCCAATTGTGGCCACGCTGGACCCCAACCGCATTATGCCAGTTAAC ATCACGCTGCCATCGCCAGCCGGCTCTGCCAGTTCGGAATCTCGAGTGCTCACCATACAAGTGCCTGCCTCAGCGCTGCAGGAGAATCAGTTGACTCAAATACTGACGGCCCACCTGATTTCATCCATTATGTCCTTGCCCACCACGTTGGCCTCGTCTGTGCTGCAGCAGCATGTAAACGCAGCACTGAGCAGCGCCAATCACCAGA AAAGTCTTGCCGCTGCCAAGCAACTGGACGGTGCCCTGGACTCCTCCGATGAGGATGAAAGCGAGGAGAGCGACGACAACATCGAcaacgacgacgatgatgaccTAGACAAGGACGATGACGAGGATGCGGAGCACGAGGATGCTGCCGAGGAGGAGCCGCTCAACAGCGAAGACGATGTCACCGACGAAGACTCAGCCGAAATGTTTGACACAGATAACGTGATTGTTTGTCAGTACGATAAG ATCACCAGGTCGCGAAACAAATGGAAATTCTATCTCAAAGATGGCATCATGAACATGCGGGGCAAGGACTACGTGTTCCAGAAATCGAATGGCGACGCCGAGTGGTAA
- the LOC117144903 gene encoding serine/threonine-protein kinase pelle: MSGVQTAEAEAQAQNQANGNRTRSRSHLDNTMAIRLLPLPVRAQLCAHLDALDVWQQLATAVKLYPDQVEQISSQKQRGRSASNEFLNIWGCQYNHTVQTLFALFKKLKLHNAMRLIKDYVSEDLHKYIPRSVPTISELRAAPDSSAKVDNGPPFPSSSGVSNSNNNRTSTTATEEIPSLESLGNIHISTVQRAAESLLEIDYAELENATDGWSPDNRLGQGGFGDVYRGKWKQLDVAIKVMNYRSPTIDQKRVELQQSYNELKYLNSIRHDNILALYGYSIKGGKPCLVYQLMKGGSLEARLRAHKAQNPLPALTWQQRFSISLGTARGIYFLHTARGTPLIHGDIKPANILLDQCLQPKIGDFGLVREGPKSLDAVVEVNKVFGTKIYLPPEFRNFRQLSTGVDVYSFGIVLLEVFTGRQVTDRVPENETKKNLLDYVKQQWRQNRKELLEKHLAAPMGKELDMCMCAIEAGLHCTALDPQDRPSVHAVLKRFEPFVTD; this comes from the exons ATGAGTGGCGTCCAGACCGCCGAAGCTGAGGCGCAGGCCCAAAACCAAGCGAATGGCAACAGGACCAGGTCGCGCTCCCACTTGGACAACACAATGGCCATCCGACTGCTGCCGTTGCCCGTGCGAGCCCAGCTATGTGCCCACTTGGATGCCCTGGACGTGTGGCAGCAGCTGGCCACGGCCGTTAAACTCTATCCCGACCAGGTGGAGCAGATAAGCAGCCAGAAACAGCGCGGCCGCTCAGCCTCCAATGAGTTTCTCAACATTTGGGGATGCCAGTACAATCACACAGTGCAAACGTTGTTTGCTTTGTTCAAAAA ATTGAAGCTGCACAATGCCATGCGTCTGATAAAAGACTACGTTAGCGAGGATCTGCACAAGTACATACCCAGGAGCGTGCCCACCATCAGCGAGCTGCGCGCTGCTCCCGATTCCAGTGCCAAAGTGGACAATGGCCCGCCGTTTCCCTCCTCCTCGGGCGTCAGCAACTCAAACAACAATCGCACCAGCACAACGGCAACGGAGGAGATTCCCAGCCTGGAGTCCCTGGGCAATATACACATTAGCACGGTCCAGAGGGCAGCCGAATCCTTGCTGGAGATCGATTATGCGGAGCTGGAAAACGCCACAGACGGCTGGAGCCCGGATAATCGACTGGGACAGGGCGGATTTGGCGACGTGTACCGCGGCAAATGGAAGCAACTGGACGTGGCCATCAAGGTGATGAACTACCGCAGTCCCACCATCGACCAGAAAAGGGTGGAGCTGCAGCAGAGCTACAACGAACTCAAGTACTTAAACAGCATCCGGCACGACAACATCCTGGCCCTCTACGGATACAGCATCAAAGGTGGAAAGCCGTGTCTTGTCTACCAGCTAATGAAGGGCGGTTCCCTGGAGGCTCGTCTACGAGCTCATAAGGCACAAAACCCACTACCAGCACTCACCTGGCAGCAGCGGTTTAGCATCAGCCTCGGCACAGCTAG AGGCATCTACTTCCTGCACACGGCGCGAGGTACTCCGCTGATCCATGGAGACATCAAGCCGGCCAACATCTTGCTCGATCAATGTCTGCAGCCAAAAATCGGAGACTTTGGGCTGGTGCGCGAGGGTCCCAAGTCCTTGGACGCTGTGGTGGAagtgaacaaagttttcggCACCAAGATCTACCTGCCACCGGAGTTCCGCAACTTCAGACAACTCAGCACGGGCGTGGACGTCTACAGCTTCGGCATTGTGCTGTTGGAGGTGTTCACGGGTCGTCAGGTGACGGATCGTGTGCCGGAAAACGAGACGAAGAAGAATTTGCTGGACTACGTCAAACAGCAGTGGCGGCAAAACCGGAAGGAGCTGCTGGAGAAGCACTTGGCAGCACCGATGGGCAAGGAGCTGGACATGTGCATGTGCGCCATCGAGGCGGGCTTGCACTGTACAGCCCTGGATCCGCAGGATCGTCCATCCGTGCACGCGGTGCTCAAGCGTTTCGAGCCATTTGTTACCGACTAG
- the LOC117144901 gene encoding tubulin polyglutamylase TTLL13 isoform X3, producing MNYALNHKRTFILKPDSGAQGRGIWLTNDLKTIGPHERLICQTYINRPLLIDGYKFDLRVYTLITSVDPLRIFVYNEGLARFATNKYVEPTPGNANDLYMHLTNYSVNKRNSHYELCDNDDCGSKRKLSAINTWMRRHNYDVEEFWSNVDDVIIKTVLSAWPVLKHNYHACFPGHDKIQACFEILGFDILVDWKLKPYILEVNHSPSFHTNEQVDREVKRPLIRDTLNLVSTVLADKRQILKEDRKRVKQRLLKIRGDPPVQRPRLGGGTSKPKIDAQKGGPDAQPVDVEPEAEDHGPLAQQIAWEESHLGNFRKIMPPPDLSKLDYYTRFYAQSNQVSIFAETAASKKREDLARKMRIQIEEKKAKQQQMLNGNAKRDARKRHTVLLPRAVRERNRMNLFRLRENWSPGFISDAEERLRHTWLHMRAEAIRTLKITENIYSNLYETGLLTNTDMVVYPHLYHNLQHGYDIKHVP from the exons ATGAACTACGCGCTCAATCACAAGCGCACGTTCATCCTGAAACCGGATTCTGGTGCCCAGGGTCGTGGCATCTGGCTGACAAACGACCTGAAGACCATAGGTCCTCACGAGCGCCTCATCTGCCAAACGTACATAAACAGG CCCCTGCTCATCGATGGCTACAAGTTCGATCTGCGTGTCTACACATTGATTACCTCCGTGGATCCCCTGCGCATCTTCGTGTACAACGAGGGATTGGCCAGATTTGCCACGAACAAGTACGTGGAGCCCACGCCCGGAAACGCCAACGATCTGTACATGCACTTGACCAACTACTCGGTGAACAAGCGGAACTCGCATTACGAACTGTGCGACAACGATGACTGTGGCAGCAAGAGGAAGCTGAGCGCCATCAACACTTGGATGCGGCGGCACAACTACGATGTGGAGGAGTTCTGGAGCAATGTGGACGACGTGATCATTAAGACGGTGCTGAGCGCGTGGCCAGTGCTGAAACACAACTACCATGCCTGCTTTCCGGGTCACGACAAGATCCAGGCCTGCTTCGAGATCCTGGGCTTCGACATCCTGGTGGACTGGAAGCTGAAGCCCTACATCCTCGAGGTCAACCACTCGCCTAGTTTCCATACCAACGAGCAGGTGGACAGGGAGGTAAAGCGACCGCTCATCCGGGACACCTTGAACTTGGTTAGCACGGTGCTGGCGGACAAGAGGCAGATTCTGAAGGAGGATCGCAAGCGGGTCAAGCAGCGACTGCTCAAGATCAGGGGAGACCC ACCAGTACAACGTCCGCGTCTTGGTGGCGGCACCTCCAAGCCCAAAATTGATGCCCAGAAGGGCGGTCCGGATGCCCAGCCCGTGGATGTTGAACCCGAAGCTGAGGACCATGGCCCACTGGCCCAGCAAATCGCCTGGGAGGAGAGTCATTTGGGCAATTTCAGGAAGATAATGCCGCCACCAGACCTGAGCAAGCTGGACTACTACACTCGCTTCTATGCGCAGTCGAACCAGGTGTCCATCTTTGCGGAGACGGCGGCCAGTAAAAAGCGCGAGGATCTCGCGCGCAAGATGCGCATCCAGATCGAGGAGAAGAAGgccaagcagcagcagatgctgAACGGGAATGCCAAGCGGGATGCTAGGAAACGACACACCGTGCTGCTGCCGCGGGCGGTGCGCGAGAGGAACCGGATGAACCTCTTCCGGCTGAGGGAGAACTGGTCGCCGGGCTTCATATCGGATGCGGAGGAGCGACTGCGCCACACCTGGCTGCACATGCGGGCGGAGGCGATACGAACGCTCAAGATCACCGAAAAT ATCTACAGCAATCTCTACGAAACTGGACTCCTGACCAACACGGACATGGTCGTCTATCCGCATCTCTACCACAACTTGCAGCACGGCTACGACATCAAACATGTTCCATAG